One part of the Streptomyces lienomycini genome encodes these proteins:
- a CDS encoding RidA family protein, translated as MIQRVTVPGLFPPPAYSHASVVEAGTRLAFLAGSVPLDAEGRLVGAGDPVRQAEQVLANLTEQLRAVGSGLEHVLSTDVYVVSTETAVLSAVWDVVEASGLSTGPHSSTLLGVGCLGYAGQLVEITATAVVPGASRR; from the coding sequence GTGATCCAGCGCGTCACCGTGCCCGGCCTGTTCCCGCCGCCCGCCTACTCCCACGCCTCCGTCGTCGAGGCCGGGACCAGGCTGGCCTTCCTCGCCGGGTCCGTCCCGCTGGACGCGGAGGGCAGGCTGGTCGGCGCGGGCGACCCGGTCCGCCAGGCGGAGCAGGTGCTGGCGAACCTCACGGAGCAGTTGCGCGCCGTCGGGAGCGGCCTGGAGCACGTGCTGTCGACCGACGTGTACGTCGTGAGCACCGAGACCGCCGTGCTCTCCGCCGTCTGGGACGTCGTCGAGGCGTCCGGACTCAGCACGGGCCCGCACTCCTCGACGCTGCTCGGGGTCGGCTGCCTCGGGTACGCGGGGCAGCTGGTGGAGATCACGGCGACCGCGGTCGTGCCCGGCGCGAGCCGTCGGTGA
- a CDS encoding DoxX family protein produces the protein MSDTTASAAAPVTALSAAAGPAGAPDRGRERGRGLRLCLRVVQVLLALFFAGASAAPKLIAHSSAAGTFAEMGWGDPGMYAIGALELAGAIALLVPMLQSVAATALSALMVGAFVVQLTYFDGENAATPLVLLVPLLIVARARRGHNEELLRRLGVRRG, from the coding sequence ATGTCCGACACCACCGCTTCCGCCGCCGCCCCCGTCACCGCGCTCTCCGCGGCCGCCGGACCCGCCGGCGCACCGGACCGCGGCCGCGAACGCGGTCGTGGCCTCCGGCTCTGCCTGCGCGTCGTGCAAGTGCTGCTCGCGCTGTTCTTCGCCGGCGCGAGCGCCGCGCCCAAGCTGATCGCGCACTCCTCGGCGGCCGGTACCTTCGCCGAGATGGGCTGGGGCGACCCGGGCATGTACGCGATCGGTGCCCTCGAACTGGCGGGAGCGATCGCCCTGCTCGTCCCGATGCTGCAGTCGGTGGCGGCGACGGCCCTGAGCGCACTGATGGTGGGCGCGTTCGTCGTCCAACTCACCTACTTCGACGGTGAGAACGCGGCGACACCGCTCGTGCTGCTGGTGCCGCTCCTGATCGTCGCCCGGGCCCGTCGCGGGCACAACGAGGAGCTGCTGCGGCGGCTGGGCGTCCGGCGCGGCTGA
- a CDS encoding FUSC family protein: protein MSRTAAHALPPWLGHALNAQRGPVPWNAVVRGALAGGPLLITALVAGRASLGVVAAIAAMLAGVNDRPGSRRTSVVRIGVPALAGAAGLLAGTWAGPHLGAVALTLLLTGLGLVAGAVSAVGPVASATGTQLLVGSAVGAGMPLPDPGWQSVLAFLAGAGWLLLLRLFLPTPEFVTGDLRVGFRLDGERAAVAGVYEAVAALLDAVGTEHAVARRAALTAALDHAQDALAGPRLRRRAATAAERRLHAQYSAALPLGEAATALAWAEQAVPARACEGPRRLAAAVRGNTRAGPLPAPRRTDPALRALDDALLHAADAFDRGRGPDLHTRRRSPRVLARAVLGAGGREYGLRVGLCFGAGAAVAQALHHGHWYGSHQHWYWLPATAVFLVKPDLGPLVSRVLCRAAGTVLGALLFAGFAAVLPRPEGLVALVAVSGALVPVAARHFAAQTTVVTVLVLALVMVGGEPQASVGRIGETLLACAIVLVVGHLPMPGQRGAGIRASIESADTAAHAYLAHVLSESDDRATRWTLRREAYRTLAEARAAVGRAAAELPALARHSAGTDEVATVLERLVDTTTACAVHLDDTGRLTPRHTERLAVLRDELARRTRSTAFR from the coding sequence GTGTCCCGCACCGCAGCCCACGCGCTCCCGCCCTGGCTCGGCCATGCCCTGAACGCCCAGCGCGGCCCCGTGCCCTGGAACGCGGTGGTCCGGGGCGCGCTGGCCGGCGGGCCGCTGCTGATCACGGCCCTGGTCGCGGGGCGGGCCTCCCTCGGGGTCGTCGCCGCGATCGCCGCCATGCTGGCCGGCGTCAACGACCGGCCGGGCAGCCGCCGTACCTCCGTGGTGCGGATCGGCGTACCCGCACTCGCGGGAGCGGCCGGGCTGCTCGCCGGGACCTGGGCCGGGCCGCACCTCGGAGCCGTGGCGCTGACACTCCTGCTGACCGGGCTCGGACTGGTCGCCGGAGCGGTGAGCGCCGTCGGGCCGGTGGCGTCGGCGACCGGGACGCAGTTGCTGGTCGGGAGCGCGGTGGGTGCCGGGATGCCGTTGCCCGACCCCGGATGGCAGAGCGTGCTGGCCTTCCTCGCCGGTGCCGGATGGCTGCTCCTGCTGCGGCTGTTCCTGCCGACCCCGGAATTCGTCACCGGCGACCTCCGTGTCGGCTTCCGCCTCGACGGTGAGCGGGCGGCCGTCGCCGGCGTCTACGAGGCCGTCGCCGCGCTCCTCGACGCGGTCGGCACGGAGCACGCCGTGGCCCGCCGGGCCGCGCTCACCGCCGCGCTCGACCACGCGCAGGACGCGCTCGCCGGACCCCGGCTGCGGCGCCGCGCCGCGACCGCCGCCGAACGCCGGCTGCACGCCCAGTACTCGGCGGCCCTGCCCCTCGGCGAGGCGGCGACCGCGCTGGCGTGGGCCGAACAGGCCGTGCCCGCGCGGGCCTGCGAAGGGCCCCGGCGACTCGCGGCGGCCGTCCGCGGCAACACCCGCGCCGGGCCGCTCCCCGCGCCGAGGCGCACCGATCCCGCCCTGCGCGCCCTGGACGACGCCCTGCTGCACGCGGCGGACGCCTTCGACCGGGGCCGGGGACCGGACCTGCACACGCGCAGGCGTTCGCCCCGCGTCCTCGCCCGTGCCGTGCTCGGCGCCGGCGGGCGGGAGTACGGGCTGCGGGTCGGACTCTGCTTCGGCGCCGGTGCCGCCGTCGCCCAGGCGCTGCACCACGGCCACTGGTACGGCTCCCACCAGCACTGGTACTGGCTGCCCGCGACGGCCGTCTTCCTCGTGAAGCCCGATCTCGGCCCGCTCGTGTCCCGAGTGCTGTGCCGCGCCGCCGGAACCGTCCTCGGAGCGCTGCTGTTCGCCGGGTTCGCGGCCGTGCTGCCCCGGCCCGAGGGGCTGGTCGCGCTCGTCGCCGTGAGCGGCGCCCTGGTGCCCGTCGCCGCCCGGCACTTCGCCGCCCAGACGACCGTCGTCACCGTCCTCGTCCTCGCCCTGGTCATGGTGGGCGGCGAACCCCAGGCCTCCGTCGGCCGTATCGGGGAGACGCTCCTGGCCTGCGCGATCGTGCTGGTCGTCGGGCACCTGCCGATGCCGGGGCAGCGGGGTGCCGGGATACGCGCGAGCATCGAGAGCGCCGACACCGCCGCGCACGCCTACCTCGCACACGTCCTGAGCGAGTCCGACGACCGCGCCACCCGGTGGACGCTGCGCCGCGAGGCCTACCGCACGCTCGCCGAGGCCCGCGCCGCCGTCGGCCGCGCCGCCGCCGAACTGCCCGCCCTCGCCCGGCACTCCGCCGGCACGGACGAGGTCGCCACGGTCCTCGAACGGCTCGTCGACACCACCACCGCCTGCGCCGTGCACCTCGACGACACCGGCCGGCTCACCCCGCGCCACACGGAACGGCTCGCGGTCCTGCGCGACGAACTGGCGCGACGCACCAGGTCGACGGCGTTCCGGTAG
- a CDS encoding tetratricopeptide repeat protein: MPETSGSTGRTPETDVIDFRAAEQLLAARDPRGAVKLLDGVIGTHPENTAARLLRARAFFAAAQLRPAELEFTIVLEREPDNAFAHFALARTYERRGCPDQARRHFRLAAALDPNPEYLQQARFDS; this comes from the coding sequence GTGCCCGAGACCAGCGGATCGACCGGACGCACTCCGGAGACGGACGTCATCGACTTCCGTGCCGCCGAGCAACTGCTCGCGGCGCGCGACCCGCGCGGCGCGGTGAAACTGCTCGACGGGGTCATCGGTACGCATCCGGAGAACACCGCCGCGCGACTACTGCGTGCCCGTGCCTTCTTCGCGGCGGCGCAACTGCGACCGGCGGAGCTGGAGTTCACGATCGTCCTGGAGCGTGAGCCGGACAACGCCTTCGCGCACTTCGCACTCGCCCGCACCTACGAGCGCCGCGGCTGTCCGGACCAGGCCCGCCGGCACTTCCGGCTGGCGGCCGCCCTCGACCCGAACCCGGAGTACCTGCAGCAGGCCCGGTTCGACTCCTGA
- a CDS encoding class I SAM-dependent methyltransferase yields MREGHQGTGPGAITPDGCAVELYSRLPAGPEPDVVAAAVPPGARILELGSGVGRMTHPLLERGFVVTAVDESAEMLEHVRGARTIRSPIEDLDLGERFDAVMLASFLVHAGDVEVRRGLLRTCARHVAEDGCVLIQREGADYHTNLPRERVDPSGFTIRILSADPVGDGVNAVRAEYEFPDAVWTQTFRARPLTREQFEEALEEAGLAVDRYLTDDGTWARAVPVRRRQR; encoded by the coding sequence ATGCGAGAGGGCCACCAGGGAACCGGGCCCGGAGCCATCACCCCGGACGGCTGCGCGGTCGAGCTCTACTCACGGCTGCCCGCCGGACCCGAGCCGGACGTCGTCGCCGCCGCCGTGCCCCCGGGCGCGCGGATCCTCGAGTTGGGCAGCGGGGTGGGGCGCATGACCCATCCCCTGCTGGAGCGGGGCTTCGTCGTCACCGCGGTGGACGAGTCCGCCGAGATGCTGGAGCACGTGCGCGGGGCGCGGACGATACGCAGCCCGATCGAGGACCTCGACCTCGGCGAGCGCTTCGACGCGGTGATGCTGGCGTCGTTCCTCGTGCACGCCGGGGACGTCGAGGTCCGGCGGGGACTGCTGCGCACCTGCGCCCGGCACGTCGCGGAGGACGGCTGTGTGCTGATCCAGCGGGAGGGCGCGGACTACCACACGAACCTGCCGCGCGAGCGGGTGGACCCCAGCGGCTTCACCATCCGGATCCTGTCGGCGGACCCGGTGGGGGACGGCGTCAATGCGGTCCGGGCGGAGTACGAGTTCCCGGACGCGGTCTGGACGCAGACCTTCCGGGCCCGGCCGCTGACCAGAGAGCAGTTCGAGGAGGCGCTGGAGGAGGCCGGGCTCGCGGTGGACCGGTATCTGACGGACGACGGGACATGGGCGAGGGCCGTACCGGTGCGCCGGAGACAGCGGTAG
- a CDS encoding RNA-binding S4 domain-containing protein: protein MASEHDAGRSGPVAAPRDGAADTAGTPDPKTAAAIAAAEAAGPKTGESVRVDSWIWAVRLIKTRSLGATACRGGHVRVNGERVKPAHSLRVGDEVRLRQEGRERVVVVKRLIRKRVGAPVAVQCYVDNSPPPPPREAAAPAGIRDRGAGRPTKRDRREMDRLRGLEGLSSSRRDAETRS from the coding sequence ATGGCTTCCGAGCATGACGCAGGCCGGAGCGGCCCGGTGGCCGCCCCGCGGGACGGCGCCGCTGACACCGCCGGGACACCGGACCCGAAGACGGCGGCGGCGATCGCCGCCGCCGAGGCGGCCGGACCGAAGACCGGCGAGAGTGTCCGCGTGGACAGCTGGATCTGGGCCGTCCGGCTCATCAAGACCCGCTCGCTGGGCGCGACCGCCTGCCGCGGCGGCCATGTCCGGGTGAACGGCGAGCGGGTGAAGCCCGCCCACTCGCTCCGCGTCGGCGACGAGGTGCGCCTGCGGCAGGAGGGCCGGGAACGCGTCGTGGTCGTGAAGCGGCTGATCCGCAAGCGGGTCGGTGCCCCGGTCGCCGTCCAGTGCTACGTCGACAACTCCCCTCCGCCCCCGCCCCGCGAGGCCGCCGCCCCGGCCGGCATCAGGGACCGCGGCGCCGGCCGCCCGACCAAGCGCGACCGCCGCGAGATGGACCGGCTGCGCGGACTGGAGGGCCTGAGCAGCTCCCGGCGGGACGCCGAGACCAGGTCCTGA
- a CDS encoding uracil-DNA glycosylase, which yields MDTGGLSLLDQRIAGCRACPRLVEWREEVARTKRAAFADWTYWGRPVPGFGPPDARLLILGLAPAAHGGNRTGRMFTGDRSGDVLYQALYDVGLASQPTAVSADDGLELYGVRVTSPVHCAPPANKPTPSERDTCRSWLVQELELLRPTVRAVVVLGAFGWQAALPAFAGAGWTVPRPRPAFAHGGRVTLDAADGPGLSLFGCYHVSQRNTFTGRLSPEMLRDVLRTAARTAGLPAR from the coding sequence ATGGACACCGGCGGCCTCTCCCTACTCGACCAGCGCATCGCGGGGTGCCGGGCCTGCCCGAGACTGGTCGAGTGGCGGGAGGAGGTGGCCCGTACCAAGCGGGCGGCCTTCGCCGACTGGACGTACTGGGGCCGCCCGGTGCCCGGCTTCGGCCCCCCGGACGCGCGCCTGCTGATCCTGGGGCTGGCCCCCGCGGCCCACGGCGGCAACCGGACCGGCCGCATGTTCACCGGCGACCGTTCCGGAGACGTGCTGTACCAGGCGCTGTACGACGTGGGTCTGGCCTCGCAGCCCACCGCGGTCTCCGCCGACGACGGCCTGGAGCTGTACGGGGTGCGCGTCACCTCGCCGGTGCACTGCGCCCCGCCCGCCAACAAGCCCACCCCCAGCGAACGCGACACCTGCCGTTCCTGGCTGGTGCAGGAGCTGGAGCTGCTGCGGCCGACCGTGCGGGCGGTGGTCGTACTAGGCGCCTTCGGCTGGCAGGCCGCGCTGCCCGCGTTCGCCGGCGCGGGCTGGACCGTGCCCCGGCCGCGCCCTGCCTTCGCGCACGGCGGACGCGTGACGCTGGACGCGGCGGACGGGCCCGGCCTGAGTCTCTTCGGCTGCTACCACGTCAGCCAGCGCAACACCTTCACCGGTCGCCTCAGCCCCGAGATGCTGCGCGACGTGCTGCGCACGGCGGCGCGGACCGCGGGGCTGCCCGCGCGGTGA
- a CDS encoding PAC2 family protein translates to MLDPQGLYAWEPKGLAVVDMALAQESAGLVMLYHFDGYIDAGETGDQIVDQVLDSLPHQVVARFDHDRLVDYRARRPLLTFKRDTWADYEEPTIEVRLVQDATGAPFLLLSGPEPDVEWERFAAAVRQIVERLGVRLSVSFHGIPMGVPHTRPVGITPHGSRTDLVPGHASPFEEAQVPGSAEALVEYRLMQAGHDVLGVAAHVPHYIARSAYPDAALTVLESITAATGLVLPGIAHSLRTEAHRTQTEIDRQIQEGDEELTALVQGLEHQYDAAAGAETRGNMLAEPVEIPSADEIGREFERFLAEREGDG, encoded by the coding sequence GTGCTTGATCCGCAGGGTTTGTACGCATGGGAGCCGAAGGGCCTGGCCGTCGTCGACATGGCACTCGCCCAGGAGTCGGCCGGACTGGTCATGCTGTACCACTTCGACGGATACATCGACGCCGGCGAGACCGGCGACCAGATCGTCGACCAGGTGCTCGACTCGCTGCCCCACCAGGTCGTCGCCCGCTTCGACCACGACCGGCTCGTGGACTACCGGGCCCGCCGCCCGCTGCTGACCTTCAAGCGGGACACCTGGGCCGACTACGAGGAGCCCACCATCGAGGTGCGGCTCGTGCAGGACGCCACCGGAGCGCCGTTCCTGCTGCTGTCGGGCCCCGAGCCGGACGTCGAGTGGGAGCGCTTCGCGGCCGCCGTACGGCAGATCGTGGAGCGGCTGGGCGTCCGCCTGTCGGTCAGCTTCCACGGCATCCCCATGGGCGTCCCCCACACCCGTCCCGTCGGCATCACGCCGCACGGCAGCCGCACCGACCTCGTACCGGGCCACGCCAGCCCCTTCGAGGAGGCGCAGGTCCCCGGCAGCGCCGAGGCGCTCGTCGAGTACCGGCTCATGCAGGCGGGGCACGACGTGCTTGGTGTCGCCGCGCACGTCCCGCACTACATCGCCCGGTCCGCGTACCCGGACGCGGCGCTGACCGTCCTGGAGTCGATCACCGCGGCGACCGGCCTGGTCCTGCCCGGCATCGCGCACTCCCTGCGCACGGAGGCCCACCGCACCCAGACGGAGATCGACCGGCAGATCCAGGAGGGCGACGAGGAACTCACCGCGCTCGTCCAGGGCCTTGAGCACCAGTACGACGCGGCCGCGGGCGCCGAAACCCGGGGCAACATGCTCGCCGAGCCCGTCGAGATCCCCTCGGCGGACGAGATCGGCCGCGAGTTCGAGCGGTTCCTGGCGGAGCGGGAGGGCGACGGCTGA
- a CDS encoding nucleotidyltransferase domain-containing protein — protein MPTPTPTLTDQAFLDATADRLAALPAVRAVTLGGSRAQGTHGPDSDWDLAVYYRGAFDPDDLRAVGWPGEVSEIGAWGGGVFNGGAWLTIDERRVDLHYRDLDAVEHQRVEAEAGRFGVEPLMFHLAGIPTYLVVAELAINKVLRGDLPRPAYPQALRTTAPERWYGAATATLAYAGTGHAPKGALAQVAGAIALATTQTAHAVLAARGEWVTNEKGMVRRAGLDGIDALLADLTPEPRSLTRSVTRAGTLLRAAVETARA, from the coding sequence GTGCCCACCCCCACCCCCACGCTCACGGACCAGGCCTTCCTCGACGCCACCGCCGACCGTCTCGCCGCCCTGCCCGCGGTCCGGGCCGTCACCCTCGGCGGCTCCCGGGCCCAGGGCACGCACGGGCCGGACAGCGACTGGGACCTGGCGGTCTACTACCGGGGCGCCTTCGACCCGGACGACCTCCGCGCCGTCGGCTGGCCGGGCGAGGTGTCGGAGATCGGCGCCTGGGGCGGCGGCGTCTTCAACGGCGGCGCCTGGCTGACGATCGACGAGCGCCGCGTCGACCTGCACTACCGCGACCTCGACGCGGTCGAGCACCAGCGGGTGGAGGCGGAGGCGGGACGCTTCGGCGTCGAGCCGCTCATGTTCCACCTGGCCGGCATCCCGACCTACCTCGTCGTCGCGGAACTGGCGATCAACAAGGTGCTGCGCGGCGACCTGCCCCGCCCCGCCTACCCGCAGGCCCTGCGCACCACCGCCCCCGAACGCTGGTACGGCGCGGCCACGGCCACCCTCGCCTACGCCGGGACCGGCCACGCCCCCAAGGGCGCCCTCGCTCAGGTCGCCGGTGCCATCGCCCTCGCCACCACCCAGACGGCACACGCGGTGCTGGCGGCGCGGGGGGAGTGGGTCACCAACGAGAAGGGGATGGTCCGGCGGGCGGGACTGGACGGGATCGACGCGCTGCTCGCGGACCTGACGCCGGAGCCGCGGTCCCTCACCCGCTCGGTGACCCGGGCCGGGACACTGCTGCGCGCCGCCGTGGAGACGGCCCGCGCCTGA
- the pip gene encoding prolyl aminopeptidase: protein MGLYPEIEPYDHGMLDVGDGNRVYWETSGNPQGRPALVLHGGPGSRTSPGHRRYFDPAAYRIVLLDQRGAGRSLPRASAHDTDMSVNTTAHLMADLERLRAHLGIERWLVWGVSWGSVLGLRYAQTHPGAVTELVLTGVATGSGAEVELMTRGLGKIFPEAHERFLAELPPDGRDGSLPAAYNRLLESPDAAVRERAARAWTDWETATIPAPPGSVARFQDPSFRMGFARTVTHYWGNDHFLGEGNDEGVVLRDAHLLKGIPGTLVQGSLDFGNLLGIVWRLHHSWPESELVIVDEAGHDAGTIGDDALIAATDKYARGGA from the coding sequence ATGGGCCTGTATCCGGAGATAGAACCGTACGACCACGGCATGCTCGACGTAGGCGACGGCAACCGCGTCTACTGGGAGACGAGCGGCAACCCGCAGGGCAGGCCCGCGCTGGTGCTGCACGGCGGACCCGGATCCCGTACGAGTCCGGGCCACCGGAGGTACTTCGACCCCGCCGCCTACCGGATCGTCCTCCTGGACCAGCGCGGCGCCGGACGTTCGCTGCCCCGCGCGAGCGCCCACGACACCGACATGAGCGTCAACACGACGGCCCACCTCATGGCGGACCTGGAACGGCTCCGTGCCCACCTGGGCATCGAGCGGTGGCTGGTGTGGGGCGTGTCGTGGGGATCGGTCCTGGGCCTGCGGTACGCGCAGACGCACCCCGGCGCGGTGACCGAGCTGGTGCTGACCGGGGTCGCGACCGGCTCCGGCGCGGAGGTGGAGCTCATGACCCGCGGCCTGGGGAAGATCTTCCCCGAGGCCCACGAGCGGTTCCTCGCCGAGCTGCCCCCCGACGGACGCGACGGCAGTCTCCCCGCCGCCTACAACCGGTTGCTGGAGTCACCGGACGCCGCCGTCCGCGAGCGCGCCGCGCGTGCCTGGACGGACTGGGAGACGGCCACGATCCCGGCGCCGCCCGGCTCGGTCGCCCGGTTCCAGGACCCGTCATTCCGCATGGGCTTCGCGCGTACCGTCACGCACTACTGGGGCAACGACCACTTCCTCGGAGAGGGCAACGACGAGGGTGTGGTGCTCCGGGACGCCCACCTCCTGAAGGGCATCCCCGGCACCCTGGTCCAGGGCAGCCTCGACTTCGGCAATCTCCTCGGCATCGTGTGGCGGCTCCACCACTCCTGGCCGGAGAGCGAACTGGTGATCGTGGACGAGGCCGGGCACGACGCGGGAACGATCGGTGACGACGCGCTGATCGCGGCGACGGACAAGTACGCGCGCGGCGGCGCCTGA
- the coaE gene encoding dephospho-CoA kinase, which yields MLSVGLTGGIGAGKSEVSRLLVEHGAVLIDADRIAREVVAPGTPGLAAVVEAFGEDVLAGDGSLDRPKLGSIVFADPRKLAVLNGIVHPLVGDRSRALEAAAAEDAVVVHDVPLLTENGLAPLYDVVVVVDTDPATQLERLVRLRGMTEQDARARMAAQATREQRREIADLVVDNDVPLEELRRRVTEVWAELVRRARTE from the coding sequence ATGCTGTCTGTGGGCCTGACCGGCGGGATCGGCGCCGGCAAGAGCGAGGTGTCGCGGCTGCTCGTCGAGCACGGCGCCGTACTGATCGACGCGGACCGGATCGCGCGTGAGGTCGTCGCGCCGGGAACGCCGGGGCTCGCCGCGGTCGTGGAGGCGTTCGGCGAGGACGTCCTCGCCGGGGACGGCAGCCTGGACCGGCCGAAACTGGGCTCGATCGTGTTCGCCGACCCGCGGAAGCTGGCCGTCCTGAACGGGATCGTCCACCCGCTGGTCGGCGACCGCTCCCGCGCCCTCGAAGCGGCCGCCGCCGAGGACGCCGTCGTCGTCCACGACGTCCCCCTGCTCACGGAGAACGGCCTGGCACCGCTGTACGACGTCGTGGTCGTCGTGGACACCGACCCCGCCACCCAACTCGAGCGCCTGGTACGGCTGCGCGGCATGACCGAGCAGGACGCACGGGCGCGCATGGCCGCCCAGGCGACGCGTGAGCAGCGGCGGGAGATCGCGGACCTGGTCGTCGACAACGACGTGCCGCTGGAGGAACTGCGACGCCGGGTGACGGAGGTCTGGGCCGAACTGGTGCGCAGAGCGCGCACGGAATAG
- a CDS encoding GNAT family N-acetyltransferase: MSADAVVLRRASAADARAAADVWLRSFAAALPTVSRPRTDAEVRDYVRHVVVVRYETWVAGTAGGEIVGVMVLEGGELSQLYLAPDRRGTGIGDRFVALAKERCPAGLFLWTFQVNAPAHRFYERHGFRAVEWTDGARNEEREPDVRYVWRP; this comes from the coding sequence GTGAGTGCCGACGCGGTCGTCCTGCGCCGCGCGTCGGCCGCCGACGCGCGTGCGGCGGCCGACGTCTGGCTGCGCTCCTTCGCCGCCGCGCTGCCGACCGTGTCCCGGCCCCGCACCGACGCGGAGGTGCGTGACTACGTCCGGCACGTGGTGGTGGTGCGGTACGAGACGTGGGTGGCGGGGACCGCGGGCGGCGAGATCGTCGGTGTGATGGTGCTGGAGGGCGGGGAGCTGTCGCAGCTGTACCTCGCTCCCGACCGGCGCGGCACCGGGATCGGGGACCGGTTCGTCGCCCTCGCCAAGGAGCGCTGCCCGGCCGGGCTCTTCCTGTGGACCTTCCAGGTCAACGCGCCCGCGCACCGCTTCTACGAACGGCACGGGTTCCGGGCCGTGGAGTGGACGGACGGGGCCCGGAACGAGGAGCGGGAGCCGGACGTGCGCTACGTCTGGCGGCCGTAG
- a CDS encoding DUF6343 family protein: MRTGSEPATARSALRARFWLSLWGLAWAVFGTAVFALTGRFGWALACGVLWLVATVDLTVILRHIRQGPHYQPGRDVPPYRPPGRRQP, translated from the coding sequence ATGCGTACGGGCAGTGAACCGGCCACCGCGCGCAGTGCTCTGCGGGCGCGCTTCTGGCTGAGTCTGTGGGGGCTGGCGTGGGCGGTCTTCGGCACGGCCGTCTTCGCGCTCACGGGGCGCTTCGGATGGGCGCTCGCCTGCGGGGTGCTGTGGCTCGTCGCCACGGTCGACCTGACCGTGATCCTCCGGCACATCCGCCAGGGCCCGCACTACCAGCCCGGCCGGGACGTCCCGCCGTACCGGCCTCCCGGACGCCGGCAGCCGTAA